GAGAGAGGAAGGAGACTACCTTTACTGGACTACCTTTATCCCTTCACTCTTCTTCCAGCAGGTGCCACAGACATTATCAGGACTTTCAGCCTCTGCCTGCCTGATTTACTTTGATTCTCATCCACAATCGTTTTGAACTCCTTGTAAAGAATACAGAGCATAGATATGAATGTGACAATAAATGATGAGTAAACAGGTGTTGTCTTGTGTCTGGActgaatttgtgtgtttttttttgttgcatttggCCAAGAATTTCATCCGGATTTAAAATGCTTTATATAGTGCACCATTTTTAATCTTGACTGCTTGTGTTCTTCAGTGAATTTAATCCTTAGAAATTCAATGtaattttaatgcaaatattgctgttatttacataaatacatcatgtttttttaatataatcatgAGATTAATGTAAACTAATTTGACCAAGATTTGTTGTCACTATATCTCAGTAAATATAAGGGTTTGAGTCAGAAGTGCAGTTACACaactatatttttgtaaaaattgttttgtattttggttTCAAACACTTTAACACTACAGTGAAAGcagatttaaaagaaaaagatagGCCTGTGTTCTCAAGATAAGGAGATTTGTATAGGTCACAGAAAGtaatctaattttaaatgatcTTCTAAATTAATACATTATGTAAAGGAAATTAATTGTTAACAGGATGCATTTTGATTGCATTTGGCATATCTAAGTTGAAGTATAAATTGCTTTGTGTGTCATAATTGTTTACTGTATAACTAAAAGTCTATTATGGCAGATTCCCATTATGATGAGTCTGACAACTATAGGCCTGGTCTCCACATatcattaaaagaaataaaaaatgaggAAGCATTGAAAACTAATTACATTTTCTTCAGGTGGAAGacctgagtgtttttttttaaggaggaAACGAAATTTTGCTCCCTCCGGTTTAATTCTGGAAGAGGATTCATTAAAAACGTTTAAAGGGTTATTACAGAAATCAGGAATGATGAAACCAGgacagataataataaaaagtattgtatttaagtaattgtttgtttgttcgaAACTAGCAGTTCACTGTTgcttcatattttaattattttttttgcatctatgcatttttttaaatctattaattgATTAGTCGTATTAAACGACTGACATACAACTGCTTAACTGTATTCTTTAAACTAAATGAGAACGCTTTTGATGTACTCATAAACATTAATGTGAGCATAAAATGTCTATTTCCTGTATAAGTCTATgtttaaatagataaatatacattattagcctgttgataatagaaaatattaattagGTTAAGTAGCCTACCATAAAGAATTTTATGCAatgttgtgaatatattttaaatacactaACATGTTGTTAGTTAGTTGTACAGCTACATGTTTCGTTTATAGATCAATGATTGGTGGACATCTGTGACGTAGGCGTCAAAGTTCTGACCAATCAGCGTTAGGCGGTAAGTTTCAAAACACAAATGGCGACGGAGAGAATTGAAGCGTGAGTATTGTCTATCGAATTATAAAGACATATGGAAatatttgaattgtttttatagcactttatacgtTAAAAAATGCCCCGTCGCTATAAGAATCAAATTAGTTCTCTGGCAAGTCGTTATTTGGATGGCGAAAGCTAAACGCTCGAACTAAAAGTGCGTCTACCTTAAGTCACAGCTGTAACGTTAAGTTAACTGTAGTAAAACACACTGAACCGaggacattttaatttaataattaaagtaATTTAGTCATAAATACGTATATTTTGTAGATTGTAATACAACACTCACGTGCTATGGTACTTGTTTTTAAGAGcatgaaatatgaacaaatacGATTTGATAAACACTTAATAATATTCTCTGATTTCAGGCTACTGGAAAGGACTGACCCTTCCTTCCTGAAATCATGCAACACCACCGAAGTGCAGGAAACCGGAGAGGGAGAAATTATGGCTCCCTATCTGATTGTAAATTTGTGTTCTGCTATGTGTAACTGTAGCTTATGCCTATAACTAACTTTATTTCCTtcgaataattttatttatttttcagttgcaTTGGCTAATACCCAATTGccatggttttattgtagtaacAATAACTGTAGAACTGTGGTATAAAATTAGTTacattaaacatatatataaacatgaattaaatattgctgttttaagCTCTGTGTTTGATTTCGTAGGACTGCAGGCGAAAACAGAAGCATGCGTTCAGACAGCTGTGTGTGGTGGATGACATGATCCAGCTGCTGGCAGGTCTGGAGTCAGTGGATCAGCTGCTGAGAGAGCCATGTCCCCGAAACCCAGGTGACACACACGTCATGGATCATTGTATATTACTGTTCATCGCATTTCATTTGCTAAACGGTGAGATGGTGACTTGTTTAGTGTGTGTTGGCACACAGGTAATGAAGCTCGTTCTGCGTGGAAGGCATTAAAAGCTGAATATCAAGAGAGAGTTCAGGAGGTGGAGGGGCTGATCAACACTCTCCAGGCTCGCACGGAGGAGCTTCAGGCTAAACGGAAGACCCTGGAGACTCTACTGTCCACTCTGCAGATAAAGGTAGACTTTTATCACTAAATTCAGGAGGAAAAAATGCTCTTTATCAAGCACATAAGATTTATGCATTGGATTAATCTGATAAAAAGCAGATTGCTGTTGTGTGGCCTTAAACGCATGAATTAAAACACTGATCGCTGAATATAGATACATTTTCTTACATGAAATCTCATTCTTGTTAAGAAAGAGGAGTGCAAAGAGAAGGAGAGAATCACAGCTAAACGAAATCAGAGAGCTGAGGTAAGCCATCCATTCACTTTAGACTTCCAGTAGTGTCCACTTTTCTTCACAGAAAACGGCTGTGGGACAAACTGGTAGAATCAGCTTGCTCGAATTCTTACTCCTTTCTCTCACACAGAAACAGATCAGCTTTCAGTTGGAAGATTCCCTCCAGGCAGCGCAAAACGCTCTGAATGTGTGTGATTTGCAGCTCTCTAAGCTCAAGGATGAGTTTGAAAAACAGCACGCTCGAATTAGTGACTGGACAATATTAAGAGACGGGTGAGTAtgtatagacttttttttttttttttttttgctactgttTTTGCTGTTATTCGAACTTAaggattcatcaaagaatcccccCAAAATcccagtttccacagaaatactgttttgaaaaaaaaaaaaaaaaaagataatgtttcttctaatttctgaagaatcatgtgacactgaagactggagtcataGACCTTTGTCAGGTTAGATGGCATACTAAACCTGAGAGACAGATACATAAATCCCTAATTTagtcataagcccctttcacactgccattccggcaaatacacgggtaaagtgttccggcaattgttcctgggtcactagattttgcactttcacactgccagtgattacccgggatatgtgcttgctttcacacacaacccgtgaagatcccgtaacgacacgtgacatcagggcgtgacgtgtaatgtacgagtcgaaaacactaggcacgttatactttcactgaagcaaggaaacgatctcggcgtcagcgcagaaagtgaggaactcttattcattacagtttgcacatatttttttgtcgcgaacgttgatctttcttcaaaacagccggtaaaagagtcatgcgataacgcgcgtcatcacttcgacactgcattagatctggcttttgttcacacggcgctcgtcccgggtcgaacccggcaatgttactaggtcccccacccgggttcaatgccggaatcaatcccgggacatgtttgctttcacacagaaggcgacccggcaatgttctggcaatatgccgggtccgacgtgcagtgtgaaaggggctatagtgACTGTGTTAGGTTGATGATTAAAGTGAAGATACTTCAAATATTCAAAACGTTTTTGCTGCACAAACATTTAACACAATAAGCTCCCCTTCTCTTCCTCTAATGTTTCTTTGTCTCTCAGGCTGCAGACCTTGGTCTCAGTGACTCACAGAAACATGCAGTACAGGCTGCTGTCAGTCAGTTCCTCTGAGCTGTGCCTCGAGCTCTTGCCTCGTGCTGCCGAAAAATCACTGGAACCCCTGCGTGTGTCCATCACCATGACAACCAGCGATGAGTTTCATCTTCAGGTACTGTGTCTCCGCATACATTTCCCTATAGTGATGCTGAGATCTGTGATACATGAAGTGAGTGATGAATTGCCaaagaaagaaggttcttcaaaATGATAAAACATAAAGACTTTGTagtatgcatacacacacacacttcacttaCAGTACGATGATACTTTAATTTGTTATGCTGAATTAAATAGGAcaagaatgcaaaaaaaatctacagCACTATTTACACTAACAAAACTTGGAACCTCTAAAACAATTTTAGACAAGcttttgaattgaactgatgctgCCAATATTTAAAAAACGGATATTCTGTTTATATATCTTTTTAGCCTCAtctgtttttaatttactttGATCACATTATTGTAAAGGTATCTTTTTCTGTGTTTCAGGTGTTTCAGGGCACTGCTGGTCTTGTCGAGGAGGCGGTGGACGGGCGTCTTAGGCACGTGAGCGCCGCCCTTGTGGAGGTGATGGAGCGGTACATAAGTCAAGGAGAGATGCTGTCTGAGATTCAGGCTCTGCACTCCAGGTACATTTTCTTAAAGTCTATACAAATATCTCTCATTAATCTTATtatcatttctatattttatgGCAGTAAAGTTCAGATTCATCACAAGTTACTGATGAAGAAGAAGGTTCATAAAACCAAAAGACATCATACAATTCAGGCCTTCAAATGGAAAatcgttttttttctttaacctgTGAAATGTTGTCAGCCAAATGGTCTTTTttattgctttgtttttattgctaaaaaaaaactacattcattatttttaatactacACCATGCAAGCTTGCAGTAATGCATTTCATTCAAGTAACCTGTTCAccattgtcttttcttttttggttttattaGATCTCAGTTGCTgacaaatgttttaatttaacaaCACTGGATCTCAGCATTCTGTTCTATAAAGCAAGAAAACTGGGCTTACACTATAAAGCAATTTACTTCCTGTATCTCATTTCCATTTTTCTGCTTGTCTGGTCAGGTTTGCGATAGATTGGTGTCCTGCTGAAAAGCTTCTGATCTTCCTCAAGACTGCGACCACTGTTTGTCACCTGAGGGTCGAGGAGGGATACCCTTCACACGGCCGAGCTACTCTCCTGTCTGTGAGGAAAGATGGCAATCTGCTTGATATCGCCCATCTACAGGTGAGGAAGAGTGGAAAGGTTTTATTACAGTTCACTAATTCATATTTCTTTTTTACTAGTCATGACGCAAAGCATCAAAATATGGAAATATCTATGTCTTTGCTGAATTTTGCACCAAATTTGTGCCATATTCAAACTTCAATATAATATTCAAAATTCTTCTAAATTGTGCTCAATGTGTTAATGCTGACCTGGTAggtttttgaaaaacatttaaagttttaAGAAATAAGTATGAAGTAGTaccatatttttcttacacatttAATGCATGTGAGTTTTTAATTTCAGAAACCTTTTCAAGTGTATATTTTCAaggtaaaaagttaaataaatatatgtgtatatatatatatcagaaattATTAATTTGCAGTTATCATTACCCTTTTGGGAAGGGAACTAACCTTTGCttgttataaaggtttttttttaaatagtagcatAAAATTATGGCAAATTATTTAACAGTGATTtctttttatgaatttaattcatttaatgatACATTCAtgtaatgattatttttattattttgtattgctttattAAGATGTCAGAACAATTGtgtgagcatatatatatatatatatatataaaatgccccaaaagtatcaaaattaattttaatacataattTGCATTAAAGTAATTGAAagtatgaattgcattttaatcCAAGTTAAAAAGATCTGTCTTTTTGCATGTGATGTGAGCATGGTTGAGAGACTTATCATGCTGCATTGTGACCcagcattttctgaaaatgttccCGAAGCCAAGTAATTGGTATATCCTCTCTTATAGGAGGTCATGATGTTACCAGCTCAGATCCTTGCAATGTTTTTCTCTGCCATTTCTGAATTCAGTTTGTTCATTCATGCATCACTGTTTTCAGCCGCCGGTGCAGCATCCTGTCCTGACAGAGTGGCTTGAGTTTCTGTCCTCCAATCCAAACATCTGACATCACCAGATTTACTTCAGCCCAGATCTTCTGGTTTGACTTCACCATGAATGTCATGTCCTGAGTCAAAGTCTTTTATATTACACGTAAACCATTGTACAGTTCTGGTTTCATTGCTGATacatataaattaatgtttatgtcTGCATTGCGAGTCTGTTATCTAACCAACCCAGACTgccataattattaatataattattattggcATAAATAACCCATGCCAaaggattgtaaaaaaaaaaaaaaaaaaatgcatttcaatttAAGTCTCATACTGTATGTTTTCAAGTAGCAAAGAGCTGTGCATTGTTCACCTCAGTAAATACAGGTCCCATCACATCTCTCTAGAGTGTAGTTTAAATTTCCTGTTTGTGTCTATTTAAAAatcaaaaaggtaaataaaatgaatctaaaatgtattaaatgacaCCCGGTTTTCACTCCCTCTTTCAGCTCTTGTTTTTCCACACTAGAGGGCAGCACTTCCTGTGAAGAGCCCCACATGCATATCTTTCCATCCACTATGGTCTGACATAACAGGTTAGGTAACGATTTAGACTATATCTGGAGACTCAAGTTTATTCCTCTGCTGCCTGTATATTTAATACCCCTTTTTTTAACTACACAACAGTTGTTTAGAATCATTGTTCCCTTCTGAAGTGTTGTATAATTCAATCTCAGACACGAAAAGCTGCTATCACGTTGGCCTCTGGCCACCCCCCGGCTTGTTATGAAACAAGAGATCAAATTtacagtcttttttttcttcctgtggTTGTTCTGACATACTCCACTTGACACTTGGAGCATGACTCCACTTTCTGAACCAGTTATCCGTGGCCTCAGGTGCTGCACAACAGGAGCTGCTCTCATTGGCCAGATAAGCTGTGAGGTTTGCTCTGGATTTGGCCAATAGGGAGCTGTGAAGCTGATTACGAGGGCACAGTGACCCagttctgtgtgcatgtgtgtggagAGCATATTCTTGGCTTATTCTGATGTCTGTGATTAGAAAGGGCCTGGTCTACGTGATGTGCTTTGACAATAACCTTTGTAGATCAGATAATGACTTCTGACCTTTTGAGTCCGTCGTAATCACCTCAGTAAACTATTGCTTTCTGTCCCTCTGTTTATCCTGAATAAAATCTGGTTTTgtgtatgtacagtcgtggccaaaagttttgagaattacaaaaatattatttttcaaaaagtttgctgctaaactgcttttagatctttgattcagttgtttctgtgatgtactgaaatataattacaagcacttcatacgtttcaaaggcttttatcaacaattacatgacatttatgcaaagagtcagaaTTTGcggtgttggcccttctttttcaggacctctgcaattcatctgggcatgctctcaatcaacttctgggccaaatcctgactgatagcaacccattctttcataataacttcttggagtttgtcagaattagtgggtttttgtttgtccaccagcctcttgaggattgaccacaagttctcaatgggattaagatctggggagtttccaggccatggacccaaagtttcaacattctggtccccgaaccacttagttatcacttttgccttatggcacggtgctccatcgtgctggaaaatgcattgttcttcaccaaactgttgttggattgttggaagaagttgctgttggagggtgttttggtaccattctttattcatggctgtgtttttgggcagaattgtgagtgagcccactcccttggatgagaagcaaccccacacatgaatggtgtcaggatgctttactgttggcatgacacaggactgatggtagcgctcaccttttcttctccaaacaatcctttttccagatgccccaaacaatcggaaaggggcttcatcggagaatatgactttgccccagtcctcagcagtccattcactatactttctgcagaagatcaatctgtccctgatgtttttttggagagaagtggcttctttgctgcccttcttgacaccaggccatcttccaaaagtcttggcctcactgtgcgtacagatgcgctcacacctgcctgctgccattcctgagcaagctctgcactggtggcactccgatcccgcagctgaatcctctttaggagacgatcctggcgcttgctggactttcttggacaccctgaagccttctttacaagaattgaacctctttccttgaagttcttgatgatcctataaattgttgatttaggtgcaatcttagtagccacaatatccttgcctgtgaagccatttttatgcaacgcaatgatggctgcacgcgtttctttgcaggtcaccatggttaacaatggaagaacaatgatttcaagcatcaccctccttttaacatgtcaagtctgccattctaacccaatcagcctgacataatgatctccagccttgtgctcgtcaacattctcacctgagttaacaagacgattactgaaatgatctcagcaggtcctttaatgacagcaatgaaatgcagtggaaaggtttttttgggattaattttcatggcaaagaaggactatgcaattcatctgatcactcttcataacattctggagtatatgcaaattgctattataaaaacttaagcagcaacttttccaatttccaatatttatgtaattctcaaaacttttggccaggaCTGTAATAAAAGCCTTAAAAAGATCTACAGAATTTGTACTATCTTGTAatcagttttttatatatatatctatttgaacatactttacttttttattttcacattgctttgtcatttaaaaaaagtaccGTTTATTTCTTGGTATCGGTGTAATGAGttgattaataaatgaatgagGTAGGTGATGTTTTTTCTCCCACTTGCTCAATGTTTTCTGATTACTCATGTTTACTGTTATTGGATGTTTTACTTTTTGCAAAAGTGTTGCTGTATTTCCTGTGTTAGGTATAGTGATGCTATTGTGTCAAGATTCCGTCTTATAGAACGTCACTTATGTAAATTtccagtattttaatattttcaatatttctccactccccccccccccttcatatATGTATAACTGTTCAAATGCTTGGGGTTGGTAatttattagtgtgtgtgtgtgtgtgtgtgtacattgaaatatttttacaatatacatAAACTTTTctgtttgaaattttattttattttttttacataattttatttaatagtgattcctgtgatgacagagctgcatttttagcatcattactgcagtcttttgTGTCacttgatcattcagaaatcattctgatatgatgatttgctgctcatgaaacatttcaaaatattaattgctGCTcattattttttgtggaaaccaagcctttttttcaGGACTTCATGAAGGGAtaattcaaaagagcagcatttatttgaaatagattttttttaaatatacatgcgtgtgtgtgtgtgtgtgtgtgtgttagctggaatcaccaggagttctgtcttcgtaaggttaagctgaaggtgatggtcattcatccagctagaaatgtc
The sequence above is a segment of the Carassius carassius chromosome 9, fCarCar2.1, whole genome shotgun sequence genome. Coding sequences within it:
- the LOC132148943 gene encoding ZW10 interactor-like; the encoded protein is MATERIEALLERTDPSFLKSCNTTEVQETGEGEIMAPYLIDCRRKQKHAFRQLCVVDDMIQLLAGLESVDQLLREPCPRNPGNEARSAWKALKAEYQERVQEVEGLINTLQARTEELQAKRKTLETLLSTLQIKKEECKEKERITAKRNQRAEKQISFQLEDSLQAAQNALNVCDLQLSKLKDEFEKQHARISDWTILRDGLQTLVSVTHRNMQYRLLSVSSSELCLELLPRAAEKSLEPLRVSITMTTSDEFHLQVFQGTAGLVEEAVDGRLRHVSAALVEVMERYISQGEMLSEIQALHSRFAIDWCPAEKLLIFLKTATTVCHLRVEEGYPSHGRATLLSVRKDGNLLDIAHLQPPVQHPVLTEWLEFLSSNPNI